A genomic stretch from Streptomyces sp. QL37 includes:
- a CDS encoding cytochrome P450, whose protein sequence is MSTYLPLAVPLYGPDFAADPGRVYARLRAFGPVAPVEVSPGVSGYLVTDRDAALAVLNDPEVWSKDPRVWESGLPADSPVKPMMGWRPNALFNDGAEHRRYRSVITDSFSRIEPHDLRRQVAEIADGLIRDFAGTGEVDLVGQYARPLPLVLFNAMFGMPPEDGPRLVAAMGGLFESEPETAIKANEDFGRYMEELIALKVQQRGEDLTSWFMDHPAGLAPEELAHQVILTMAAGQEPTTNLISNALSRMLSNPDYYSSLSNGARTARDAINDVLRHEPPMANYSAHYPRRNMQIGSTWIPADSLVLISYHAANTTPDGHEGGERTDGGAHLAWSSGPHACPVKQPALLIAITAIERLTSHLGDLELAVPRESLQWRPGPFHRALAHLPARFGPITPQKTGVTPWSSPSSSTPPAGTSTESPLSSASADRRPGSYSPAT, encoded by the coding sequence ATGAGCACCTATCTGCCCCTGGCCGTCCCCCTGTACGGACCGGACTTCGCCGCGGACCCCGGGCGCGTCTACGCCCGCCTGCGCGCGTTCGGGCCGGTCGCCCCCGTCGAGGTGTCCCCGGGCGTCAGCGGCTATCTCGTCACCGACCGCGACGCCGCTCTCGCCGTACTCAACGACCCCGAGGTCTGGTCGAAGGACCCGCGGGTCTGGGAGAGCGGGCTCCCGGCCGACTCACCGGTGAAGCCGATGATGGGGTGGCGGCCCAACGCCCTGTTCAACGACGGCGCCGAGCACCGCCGCTACCGGTCGGTCATCACCGACAGCTTCAGCCGGATCGAGCCGCACGACCTGCGCCGCCAGGTCGCGGAGATCGCGGACGGTCTGATCCGGGACTTCGCCGGCACGGGCGAGGTCGACCTCGTCGGCCAGTACGCCCGCCCGTTGCCGCTGGTGCTGTTCAACGCGATGTTCGGCATGCCGCCCGAGGACGGCCCCCGCCTGGTGGCGGCCATGGGCGGCCTGTTCGAATCCGAACCCGAGACCGCGATCAAGGCGAACGAGGACTTCGGCCGGTACATGGAGGAGCTCATCGCGCTCAAGGTGCAGCAGCGCGGCGAGGACCTGACGAGCTGGTTCATGGACCACCCCGCCGGTCTGGCGCCGGAGGAACTCGCCCACCAGGTGATCCTCACGATGGCCGCCGGGCAGGAGCCGACCACCAACCTGATCTCGAACGCGCTGTCGCGCATGCTGTCCAACCCGGACTACTACAGCAGCCTGTCCAACGGTGCCCGCACCGCCCGCGACGCCATCAACGACGTGCTGCGCCACGAGCCGCCGATGGCGAACTACAGCGCGCACTACCCGCGGCGCAACATGCAGATCGGCAGCACCTGGATCCCCGCCGACAGCCTCGTGCTCATCTCGTACCACGCGGCCAACACCACCCCGGACGGCCACGAGGGCGGCGAGCGCACCGACGGCGGCGCACACCTCGCCTGGTCCTCCGGTCCGCACGCCTGCCCCGTCAAGCAGCCCGCCCTGCTCATCGCGATCACCGCGATCGAGAGGCTCACCAGCCACCTCGGGGACCTGGAACTCGCGGTGCCCCGCGAGAGCCTGCAATGGCGCCCCGGCCCCTTCCACCGCGCACTGGCACACCTCCCGGCCCGCTTCGGTCCCATCACGCCGCAGAAAACTGGAGTCACCCCATGGAGCAGCCCCTCGTCCTCGA